In Xanthomonas fragariae, the genomic window TCCATAGTGGCTGCGCCCGCGACTATGCGGGCGCCGGCTTCAGAAATTCGTTAGCACGGGCGCGCGGCGCACGCGCTGTTTGTCGCGCTGATGCCTGGCATTCATTGCAGCTGCGACAACGCCTCCTGGATCGGCGTCTGCCCGTCGACAAAACCCACCGTTTTGCCGATGGTGGCCGGTGTTGCAAAAGCAGCGGCGATCACCTTCGCCACGTTGGTACGCGACACGCCGCCATCGGCGCCAGCCGACCACACCACTGCATCGTGGCCCGCGCACTGCACGGAGATGGCATCGGTGTGTTCGATATCGAACACCACCGGCGTGGCGCCATCGGCAATCATGTCCTCTTCGTGGTCGGGATTGCGGAATAACGCCGTCGCCCGATACCCGCCGCGCACCAGCGGCGATGCAAGCAAACGCGCGACCTTGCCATGGCCGCCGATCAACACGATATGCGTCATCCACATCTCCAACAGTGCGCGACGCCAAGTCGCCGTATGCGGCCATCCTCGCCAATACGGTGCTAACGCGGTGTCATCGCAACGTCCACCGACGGCCAACGCATGCTGCTTCATTGAGAGCACCGATTTGCATCGCTTCCCGTCCTGATCACCACCATGATCAACGCATGCGGTACGGCGTCGAAACTGCATATTGCATAGGGCACGCTACGCACGGGCAGCCGTCAGCACACCACTACAAGACACGCAAGCCGCAATGACCGCATCGATCGCATCTGGGACACTACGCCCCCCCTATTTGCGAGATGCCGTATGTCCACCTCCACCGAGTTCGGTCCCCGCGTTGGCTGTGGCGCTTTCATTCGCCGTGGCGATGGCCGCCTGCTGCTGGTGCAACGCGGGCGTGCGCCCGAGCAAGGCCATTGGGGATTGCCCGGCGGCAAAGTGGACTGGATGGAGACGGTGGAACACGCAGTGGTACGCGAAGTGCTTGAAGAAACCGGATTGCGTGTCCAGTTACAAGGTGTGCTGTGCGTGGTCAGTTACCTCGAGCCGGCGCTGTCGCCGCCAGAGCACTGGGTGGCGCCAGTGTATCTGGCCGCGATCGAAGGCAGCGAACAAGCCGTGCGGCGCGAGCCGGAAGCGATCCTGAGCATTGGCTGGTTCGCGCTGGATGCGCTGCCATCGCCGTTGACCACCTCCACATTGCAGGCACTGCAGCAGTTGCACGCGACCAGCGCCGCTGCCCCTGGCGTCTGAGTGGCGCCTCATCGGGCAATGGATATCGGCGGCGTCCATTGGAAACTGCAGCCACACGATCTTCTTCGTACCCATCGCTACGCTGGCGGTTGCTTTCTGTCGTGGGTCGCACCGTCTTCCGATCTTCGCGCCTTTGTGGTTCGTGCCGTCATCGTGTGCATTGTTCGGTATCGGTATCGGCATCGTGCCCGGCCGTGTCGGTGCGTTGTTGGCCGCACCGCTGACGGTGGTGAGCTTTGTAATTGATCAAACGTCTGTACGTGCAGGAAGCGTTGGATACACCGACGGCGATTGCTGGGCAGAAACAGACGTGACACGCGCGTTTTTGCAGTGGTGGATCTGGGGCGTGAATCAGGTCTGCATGTCATGGGACCGGCCGGGGCATGCGTTCCATCTGACCGATAAACTGCCGGAAAGCCAGCAGGCACTGCGCGTGGCCGCACTTTTTTTGAGCAGCCATCTGGGTCTGCCACTACCGCCGCTGGCGACATCGCTCTAACGCCGCGCTGACGCCGGCTAGGCGCGGCGCTTACATCCTTTTGCCTAGGTTGAGGCCGACTAGGTGCTGCACATGCAGCGCCGATATTGATCAGGAGAAATCGGATGAGTCTGCAAATTCCTCAAGGTGCGCTGGTTGTGGTGGCCGACGGCGGCGAAGCGCGTTGGTTCACCAACACCGGTAATGAAGCCAAGGTGGTGCTGCGTCAGCATGCGCGCACCGATGTACAGAACGTCGATGACGACGGCCCCGCCGGCAAGGCGCCGCAGGATCTCACAGGGGCAGACCTGGACGAAATGACCTTCGCCAAGCAGCTGTCGCATGCCTTGAACGATGGCGCGCTGAAGCAGGAGTATACGCACTTGGTGCTGGTTGCCGACCCGACCACGCTAGGCCGCGTGCGCCCGCTGTTGCACAAGGAAACCCAGCAGCGCCTGGTGGGCGACCTTGCCAAGGACTTAACCAACCTGCCGTTGGCAGATATCCAGCGCGCATTGTCATAAAATTGCTAACAAAACGTCGCGAACAGTCGCCAGCTGGGTGCGGGCGGCGCGGAGAAACCACAATGTAAGCGCCGTACATGCCGATTCCGGGCAGCGGGCGCGCCCGCATGGCGGTGAGCGCAGTGGTTTTGTTAGCCACTCTTGGAGCGCAACCGGGCTTATCGATACAACCAAGCTACCACCGTCGCGTTTTTTTGGTGCGGTCGATCTGAGGACTG contains:
- a CDS encoding NUDIX hydrolase, with the protein product MSTSTEFGPRVGCGAFIRRGDGRLLLVQRGRAPEQGHWGLPGGKVDWMETVEHAVVREVLEETGLRVQLQGVLCVVSYLEPALSPPEHWVAPVYLAAIEGSEQAVRREPEAILSIGWFALDALPSPLTTSTLQALQQLHATSAAAPGV
- a CDS encoding NAD(P)H-binding protein → MTHIVLIGGHGKVARLLASPLVRGGYRATALFRNPDHEEDMIADGATPVVFDIEHTDAISVQCAGHDAVVWSAGADGGVSRTNVAKVIAAAFATPATIGKTVGFVDGQTPIQEALSQLQ
- a CDS encoding host attachment family protein gives rise to the protein MSLQIPQGALVVVADGGEARWFTNTGNEAKVVLRQHARTDVQNVDDDGPAGKAPQDLTGADLDEMTFAKQLSHALNDGALKQEYTHLVLVADPTTLGRVRPLLHKETQQRLVGDLAKDLTNLPLADIQRALS